CCGGTCGGCCCTGTGACGAGGATCATCCCGTAAGGCAGGGCAATCGCGCGCATGAAGGCTTCCAGCGCCGACGGCTCGAGCCCGAGCTTCGTGAGGTCGAGCGAGAGATTCGACTTGTCGAGGATGCGCAGCACGATCTTTTCGCCATAGATGCACGGAAGGCTTGAGACTCGCAGGTCGACCTGCCGCCGCCCGAGGCGGATCTTGATCCGGCCGTCCTGGGGCACCCTCCGCTCCGCGATGTCCAGATCGGCCATGATCTTGACCCGGGACGTGATGGCCGCACGGAGCTTGTGCGGCGGGGACATCATCTCGTAGAGAGTGCCGTCGATCCTGAAACGCACCCTGAGCGTCTTCTCGTACGGCTCGATGTGGATGTCGCTCGCGGCGCGCCGGACGGCCTCGGAGATGATCCCGTTGACGAACCGCACGACCGGCGCCTGCTCCGCCCCCGAGACGCCCGGATCGATCGACTCCTCATCGAGCGTCTCGACGACCTCGACATCCTCTTCGACCGACCGCATGATGTCGTCGATGGAGCCCGCGGACTCGTAGTACTTGTCAATCGAGCGTCGGAGCTGTCCCTCGGTGGCGACGAGAACGCGAACCTCGTGCCCCGTGATGAACTTGATGTCGTCGATCGCGAAGAAGTTCGTTGGGTTGGCCATCGCGACCGTGAGCTGTCTTCCCACCCGGGCGATCGGGATGACCTGGAACTTGTTCGCCACCTCCGGAGGGATCATCCGGACGACAGCGGGATCGATCTCGATCTGATCGAGATTGACCGCCTGCGTTCCATAGACTTCGCTAAGAAAGACGAGCAGCCGCTCTTCGGAGACCGAGCCGAGCTTCACCAGGGCGGCGGCTATCGACCCTCCCTCGCCCTTCTCGATCTCCCTGGCCCGCTTGAGGTGTTCCTCGGAAACGAGCCCTGCATCCAGGAGCATTGTGCCCAGATCGTGTTTCACTCGCCTGCCTCCGGAGTGTCGTGCGCAAACCTCAGGGGGTCCCGGGCCCAGGGATGCCAGCGCATCCGCTCGGGTACCAGAGACATGCCAGCTTCCGATCCTCTATCCGGCCGACAAGCCGTAGCCGTGTCAGGGCTTCCCGTGCGCGGCGTCGGCGGCAACCCCGAGACCCGTTGCACCCTGCGACCCGGAAGTGCAATCCGCAGGGGCCCGGGAGGCGGCCGTCGAGCAGGAGATGAGGGGAGCGAGGAGGGCCGCGGTCTTTGGGCCGATCCCCGGGACGCGCATCAGGTCGGCGGCGGATCGGAATGGACCCTGCCGGGCGCGGGTCGCGATGATCCTCTCGGCGAGGCGCGGCCCGATGCGCGGGAGCCGGACGAGGTCCTGAGCGCCCGCGTCGTTGATCCTCACCCTCCCCTCCTCAACGAGGCCGGCCGGAGGAGCGGCCGTCGAGTCAGGACGGTCTCGCCCGGCATCAACGGCTCGATCTGAACCCGCCGCAAGGATGACGAGAAGGGAATCGCCGCCTCCCTCCGGCGGCGGAGCGTCCGAGACGACGAGACGCGCCAAGAGCCCGAGGATCAGGAGCCCGCCAAGGGCGATCAGGGCCCTGCGCTCATCGGGTGTGAAGAGCATCCCGCGCCGCCTAGCCGGCGACCCGGCGGACTACTCGGCGAAGAACCACCGGACGCCGGCGCGATAGTGCCGGCGCGGCAGCGTCGAGAAGCCGCCCTCGTAGCTCATCGACGGCGAGATCGTGTCGGAGAGATTGGCGAGAACGAAGTAGATATCGGCCCGGCCCACCCGCGCCCGCGCGATGCCATCGAGCCGCCCCTGGGAGGGAAGGATCGCATATGGAGTCGCGCTCG
The sequence above is a segment of the Candidatus Eisenbacteria bacterium genome. Coding sequences within it:
- the pilB gene encoding type IV-A pilus assembly ATPase PilB translates to MLLDAGLVSEEHLKRAREIEKGEGGSIAAALVKLGSVSEERLLVFLSEVYGTQAVNLDQIEIDPAVVRMIPPEVANKFQVIPIARVGRQLTVAMANPTNFFAIDDIKFITGHEVRVLVATEGQLRRSIDKYYESAGSIDDIMRSVEEDVEVVETLDEESIDPGVSGAEQAPVVRFVNGIISEAVRRAASDIHIEPYEKTLRVRFRIDGTLYEMMSPPHKLRAAITSRVKIMADLDIAERRVPQDGRIKIRLGRRQVDLRVSSLPCIYGEKIVLRILDKSNLSLDLTKLGLEPSALEAFMRAIALPYGMILVTGPTGSGKTTTLYSALSKVNLPGVNIMTAEDPVEYNLDGINQVNVNDAIDLSFAAALRAFLRQDPNIIMVGEMRDKETSSIAVKAALTGHLVFSTLHTNDAASTLTRLVDMGVEPFLVASSTNLIVAQRLIRKVCSSCREPVDLSDELLRELQLKPGDICDLTLFRGRGCYDCNSTGYRGRQGVYEVMPLSPAVREMILGRASTREIKAQAVKEGMLTLRMDALEKLKRGVTSPEEVLKETGPDE
- a CDS encoding helix-hairpin-helix domain-containing protein, with translation MLFTPDERRALIALGGLLILGLLARLVVSDAPPPEGGGDSLLVILAAGSDRAVDAGRDRPDSTAAPPAGLVEEGRVRINDAGAQDLVRLPRIGPRLAERIIATRARQGPFRSAADLMRVPGIGPKTAALLAPLISCSTAASRAPADCTSGSQGATGLGVAADAAHGKP